In a single window of the Acidimicrobiales bacterium genome:
- a CDS encoding alpha/beta fold hydrolase, producing the protein MDTAIVSDGLTLCGHLARPAASSGGPGLARHGLVICHGFPAGPGGAASTARSYPNLADRVAADTGWVVLTFNFRGTGESQGDFSLGGWLGDLRAAVDHLLTHTDVDRVWLAGFGAGGGLSLCAAGEDERVGGVAAFSAPADFDAWSADPRWFLQHGRSIGVVRNPKFPPDFSKWARELHDIRPISLVGKVPPRPVLLVHGADDDVVSHMDARALADATDGEAELRVLASAGSRLRHDPRAIAVLLGWLDRQT; encoded by the coding sequence GTGGACACGGCCATCGTCTCCGACGGCCTCACATTGTGTGGTCACCTGGCCCGCCCGGCGGCGTCGTCAGGTGGTCCCGGCCTGGCGCGCCATGGGCTCGTGATCTGCCACGGCTTCCCGGCCGGCCCCGGCGGGGCGGCCAGCACCGCTCGCAGCTACCCGAACCTGGCCGATCGGGTGGCGGCCGACACCGGGTGGGTCGTGCTCACGTTCAACTTCCGCGGGACCGGCGAGTCCCAGGGCGACTTCTCGCTCGGCGGCTGGCTGGGCGACCTGCGGGCGGCCGTCGACCACCTGCTCACCCACACCGACGTCGACCGGGTCTGGCTGGCCGGCTTCGGCGCGGGCGGCGGGTTGTCCCTGTGCGCCGCCGGCGAGGACGAGCGGGTGGGCGGAGTGGCCGCCTTCTCGGCGCCGGCCGACTTCGACGCGTGGAGTGCCGACCCCCGGTGGTTCCTCCAGCACGGGCGCAGCATCGGCGTGGTGCGCAACCCGAAGTTTCCCCCCGACTTCTCAAAGTGGGCGCGCGAGCTGCACGACATCCGACCGATCAGCCTGGTGGGCAAGGTGCCGCCCCGCCCGGTCCTCCTGGTGCACGGCGCCGACGACGACGTCGTCTCGCACATGGACGCCCGCGCCCTGGCCGACGCCACCGACGGTGAGGCCGAGCTGCGCGTCCTCGCCAGCGCCGGCAGCCGGCTGCGGCACGATCCCCGCGCCATCGCCGTCCTCCTCGGCTGGCTCGACCGCCAAACCTGA
- a CDS encoding MBL fold metallo-hydrolase — protein sequence MLRFEDGRVEVHTVVVGPLSTNVYIPRCRRTGASVLIDAADDGPQLVGLCRTLGVDKVLETHGHRDHIAAVPAVRAAGYRVGIAAGDAHNLDGHDFELVDGEELEVGDLRLRTIATPGHTPGSTSFLLEGNPPLLFGGDTLFPGGPGATRPQNGGDFPTIIRTLRERLFTLDPDTIVMPGHGADTTIGAERPHLQEWIDRGW from the coding sequence ATGCTCCGCTTCGAGGACGGGCGCGTCGAGGTCCACACCGTCGTGGTGGGCCCACTGTCCACCAACGTGTACATCCCGCGGTGCAGGCGCACCGGCGCGTCGGTGCTCATCGACGCGGCCGACGACGGCCCGCAGCTGGTGGGGCTGTGCCGCACGCTCGGCGTCGACAAGGTGCTCGAGACGCACGGCCACCGGGACCACATCGCCGCCGTACCCGCCGTGCGGGCCGCCGGCTACCGGGTCGGCATCGCCGCGGGCGACGCGCACAACCTCGACGGCCACGACTTCGAGCTGGTGGACGGGGAGGAGCTCGAGGTGGGCGACCTGCGCCTGCGCACCATCGCCACGCCCGGGCACACCCCCGGCTCGACGTCGTTCCTGCTGGAGGGCAACCCACCCCTCCTGTTCGGGGGCGACACGCTGTTCCCGGGCGGGCCGGGCGCCACCCGGCCGCAGAACGGGGGCGACTTCCCCACCATCATCCGGACGCTCCGGGAGCGGCTGTTCACGCTCGACCCCGACACGATCGTGATGCCGGGCCACGGCGCCGATACCACCATCGGTGCCGAGCGCCCGCACCTCCAGGAGTGGATCGACCGCGGCTGGTAG
- a CDS encoding nitroreductase, which produces MDAVDAILARRSVGRLTEPAPAGNDLDLILRAAAAAPDHGELRPFRFVVLAAEAKDAFGQVLADAYVARCEASGSTPTPGQLAKERTKLGRAPLVVVMGAVHRDSDTIPWDEQVAAVAAATENALIAATALGYGSMWRTGDVAYDRRVKSALGFGPHDAIVAFVYLGTPHDGRARPARRTDVDDLVTWWQPPPAG; this is translated from the coding sequence ATGGACGCTGTCGACGCGATTCTCGCCCGCCGGTCCGTCGGGCGGCTCACCGAGCCCGCCCCCGCCGGCAACGACCTGGACCTCATCCTGCGGGCCGCGGCCGCCGCCCCCGACCACGGGGAGCTGCGGCCCTTCCGCTTCGTGGTCCTTGCCGCGGAGGCCAAGGACGCCTTCGGCCAGGTGCTGGCCGACGCCTACGTCGCCCGCTGCGAGGCCTCTGGCTCGACACCCACCCCTGGCCAGCTGGCCAAGGAGCGCACCAAGCTCGGGCGGGCACCGCTCGTCGTGGTGATGGGCGCCGTGCACCGCGACAGCGACACCATCCCGTGGGACGAGCAGGTCGCTGCGGTCGCCGCCGCCACCGAGAACGCCCTCATCGCAGCCACCGCCCTGGGCTACGGGTCCATGTGGCGCACCGGTGATGTCGCCTACGACCGCCGGGTGAAGAGCGCCCTCGGCTTCGGCCCCCACGACGCCATCGTGGCCTTCGTCTACCTCGGGACGCCGCACGACGGCCGGGCCAGGCCGGCCCGCCGGACCGACGTCGACGACCTCGTCACCTGGTGGCAGCCGCCTCCGGCGGGCTGA
- a CDS encoding glycogen debranching N-terminal domain-containing protein gives MADAWNFTGESVALGQHDGIVTLVQGSAFCISGRSGDMSAGAPHGLFFRDNRFLSRFELRLNGQRPEPLASSTPDPFSAVHVSRTRPRAGQSDSTLLVFRHRWIGRGMREDLVVRNFAGEPAYCSIELVLEADFAHLFEVKEGRAGTDPDRELDVVEEGGALVFRVRKGSFRRAARVSFSRKAQLGTGRAVFEVIVPAQSDWTTCIQLTPVIDGEVIQPRYPCGEQVSRAEPMERMARWRKQMPAVDTDHEGLRRAVARSAEDLGALRIFDPDYPERTVVAAGAPWFMTLFGRDSILTAWMALLVDPDLALGVLQTLARFQGTKVDARQDEEPGKILHEMRFGEAASLSLGGGQVYYGTADATPLFVMLLGEMRRWGLAGEVVDQLMPHADRAMEWIETHGDRDKDGYVEYQRASDRGLINQGWKDSWDGVRFASGDVAKPPIALCEVQGYVYGAYLARAHFAHEEGDVVTEDWFRSKAAALKEAFNRDFWLEDRGWFAIALDGSKRPVDSLASNMGHCLWTGIVDEDKAERVAEHLLSPAMFSGWGVRTLATTMGGYNPISYHCGSVWPHDNAIIAAGLMRYGFVDHAQRVIMGMLDAALSQGGRLPELFTGLDRDDFPGVVGYPTSCSPQAWAAASPLLFLRTLLRLDPWVPHDKVWLSPALPPEIRRLRVYRIPLGGRRVGVQADDANVKVEGLPPEVELITVPRDPLTASD, from the coding sequence GTGGCCGATGCCTGGAACTTCACCGGCGAGAGCGTGGCGCTCGGGCAGCACGACGGCATCGTCACCCTCGTGCAGGGATCGGCCTTCTGCATCTCGGGCCGGTCGGGCGACATGTCGGCCGGCGCTCCGCACGGCCTGTTCTTCCGGGACAACCGCTTCCTCTCACGGTTCGAGCTGCGCCTCAACGGCCAGCGGCCCGAGCCGCTGGCGTCGTCCACGCCCGATCCCTTCAGCGCTGTCCACGTCTCACGGACCCGCCCGCGCGCAGGGCAGTCGGACAGCACGCTGCTGGTGTTCCGCCACCGCTGGATCGGGCGGGGAATGCGAGAGGACCTGGTCGTCCGCAACTTCGCCGGCGAGCCGGCGTACTGCTCGATCGAGCTGGTGCTCGAGGCCGACTTCGCCCACCTGTTCGAGGTGAAGGAGGGCCGGGCCGGCACCGATCCCGACCGCGAGCTCGACGTGGTCGAGGAGGGCGGCGCTCTCGTGTTCCGGGTGCGCAAGGGCTCGTTCCGGCGGGCCGCACGCGTGTCGTTCAGCCGGAAGGCGCAGCTGGGCACCGGTCGCGCCGTGTTCGAGGTCATCGTCCCCGCCCAGTCCGACTGGACGACGTGCATCCAGCTCACGCCGGTCATCGACGGCGAGGTGATCCAGCCCCGCTATCCGTGCGGCGAACAGGTGAGCCGGGCCGAGCCGATGGAGCGCATGGCCCGGTGGCGCAAGCAGATGCCGGCCGTCGACACCGACCACGAGGGGCTGCGCCGGGCGGTGGCCCGCAGCGCCGAGGACCTGGGCGCCCTGCGCATCTTCGATCCCGACTACCCCGAGCGCACGGTGGTGGCGGCGGGCGCGCCGTGGTTCATGACGCTGTTCGGGCGGGACTCCATCCTCACGGCCTGGATGGCCCTGCTGGTGGACCCCGACCTGGCTCTCGGGGTGCTGCAGACGCTCGCCCGGTTCCAGGGAACCAAGGTCGACGCGCGCCAGGACGAGGAGCCCGGGAAGATCCTCCACGAGATGCGCTTCGGCGAGGCGGCGTCGCTGTCGCTCGGCGGCGGCCAGGTCTATTACGGCACGGCCGACGCCACGCCGCTGTTCGTCATGCTGCTCGGGGAGATGCGCAGGTGGGGTCTGGCCGGCGAGGTGGTCGACCAGCTGATGCCCCACGCCGACCGGGCCATGGAGTGGATCGAGACGCACGGCGACCGGGACAAGGACGGCTACGTCGAGTACCAGCGGGCCAGCGACCGCGGCCTAATCAACCAGGGCTGGAAGGACTCGTGGGACGGCGTGCGCTTCGCCAGCGGGGACGTGGCGAAACCCCCCATCGCGCTGTGCGAGGTCCAGGGGTACGTGTACGGCGCCTACCTGGCCCGCGCCCACTTCGCCCACGAGGAGGGCGACGTCGTCACCGAGGACTGGTTCCGCTCGAAGGCGGCGGCCCTGAAGGAGGCGTTCAACCGGGACTTCTGGCTCGAGGACCGCGGGTGGTTCGCCATCGCCCTCGACGGGAGCAAGCGGCCGGTCGACTCGCTGGCGTCCAACATGGGGCACTGCCTGTGGACGGGCATCGTCGACGAGGACAAGGCGGAGCGGGTCGCCGAGCACCTGCTGTCGCCGGCCATGTTCAGCGGTTGGGGGGTGCGCACCCTCGCCACCACGATGGGCGGCTACAACCCCATCAGCTACCACTGCGGCTCGGTGTGGCCGCACGACAACGCCATCATCGCCGCCGGCCTCATGCGCTACGGCTTCGTCGACCACGCCCAGCGGGTCATCATGGGCATGCTCGACGCCGCCCTCAGCCAGGGCGGCCGCCTGCCCGAGCTGTTCACCGGCCTCGACCGGGACGACTTCCCCGGCGTGGTCGGCTACCCCACGTCCTGCTCGCCGCAGGCGTGGGCGGCCGCGTCGCCCCTGCTGTTCCTGCGCACGCTGCTGCGCCTCGACCCGTGGGTCCCCCACGACAAGGTGTGGCTGTCGCCGGCCCTGCCCCCGGAGATACGGCGCCTGCGCGTGTACCGCATCCCGCTCGGCGGTCGCCGGGTGGGGGTGCAGGCCGACGACGCCAACGTCAAGGTCGAGGGGCTGCCGCCGGAGGTCGAGCTCATCACCGTGCCCCGGGATCCGCTCACCGCCTCGGACTGA
- the sufC gene encoding Fe-S cluster assembly ATPase SufC, with the protein MVEPVFAVEGLHVEADGKPILKGLDVAVLPGEVHAVMGPNGSGKSTLANTILGNPDYRVTAGRILFKGEDITEWPTDVRGKAGLFLAFQYPEEIAGVPVIQFLRQALSARKGIDLSVLELRLAIMDWMKKLDMDPSFGDRYVNEGFSGGEKKRNEVLQMAILEPDMAILDETDSGLDIDALRVVARGVEEVRGARPHLGVLLITHYQRILDELTPDRVHIMVDGRIVDSGGPELARRLESEGYEAWRG; encoded by the coding sequence GTGGTGGAACCCGTCTTCGCGGTCGAGGGCCTGCACGTCGAAGCCGACGGGAAGCCGATCCTGAAAGGCCTCGATGTCGCCGTTCTGCCCGGTGAGGTCCACGCCGTCATGGGCCCGAACGGGTCGGGCAAGTCCACCCTGGCCAACACCATCCTGGGCAACCCCGACTACCGGGTCACCGCCGGGAGGATCCTCTTCAAGGGCGAGGACATCACGGAGTGGCCCACCGACGTGCGGGGCAAGGCCGGACTGTTCCTCGCCTTCCAGTACCCCGAGGAGATCGCGGGCGTCCCGGTCATCCAGTTCCTGCGCCAGGCCCTGTCCGCCCGCAAGGGCATCGACCTCTCGGTGCTCGAGCTGCGCCTGGCGATCATGGACTGGATGAAGAAGCTCGACATGGACCCGTCGTTCGGGGACCGCTACGTCAACGAGGGGTTCTCGGGGGGCGAGAAGAAGCGCAACGAGGTGCTCCAGATGGCCATTCTCGAGCCCGACATGGCCATCCTCGACGAGACCGATTCCGGGCTCGACATCGACGCCCTCCGCGTCGTCGCCAGGGGCGTCGAGGAGGTTCGGGGCGCCCGCCCCCACCTCGGCGTGCTCCTCATCACCCACTACCAGCGCATCCTCGACGAGCTCACGCCCGACCGGGTCCACATCATGGTCGACGGGCGCATCGTGGACAGCGGCGGGCCCGAGCTGGCCAGGCGCCTCGAGAGCGAGGGCTACGAGGCGTGGAGAGGCTGA
- a CDS encoding SufS family cysteine desulfurase: protein MTLDVARLQKDFPILDRPVPGGSRLVYLDSAASSQKPQSVLDAMTRYYETTHANVHRGVYGIAEEATRLMEEARDKVARFVGAAQSREIIFAKNGTECLNLVAQAWGRANLRAGDAVLLTEIEHHANLVPWLMLREQLGIELRYLPLGDDGHLDLGDLDRLVDGVRLVGLTAMSNVLGTLTPVRRIADAAHAAGAVVVVDGAQYAPHLPTDVDDLGVDFFAFTGHKLLGPTGIGVLWGRVELLEAMPPFLGGGEMIRDVRLDGFTPNELPWKFEAGTPPIAETVGLGAAVDYLEALGMDAVRAHEVELTGYALRTLTTRFGDDITIYGPSEPAERGGVISFSFKDIHPHDVSQVLDQSGVCVRAGHHCAKPLMRRLGVGATARASFYLYNDEADVDALADALDATSAFFS from the coding sequence GTGACCCTCGACGTGGCGCGGCTCCAGAAGGACTTCCCGATCCTCGACCGGCCCGTGCCGGGCGGCTCCCGGCTGGTGTACCTCGACTCGGCGGCGTCGTCGCAGAAGCCGCAGTCCGTGCTGGACGCGATGACGCGCTACTACGAGACCACCCATGCCAACGTGCACCGGGGCGTGTACGGGATCGCCGAGGAGGCCACCCGGCTCATGGAGGAGGCCCGCGACAAGGTCGCCCGCTTCGTGGGAGCGGCCCAGTCCCGGGAGATCATCTTCGCCAAGAACGGCACGGAGTGCCTCAACCTCGTGGCCCAGGCGTGGGGACGGGCCAACCTCCGGGCCGGCGACGCCGTGCTCCTCACCGAGATCGAGCACCACGCCAACCTCGTCCCGTGGCTGATGCTGCGCGAGCAGCTCGGGATCGAGCTGCGCTATCTCCCGCTGGGCGACGACGGCCACCTCGATCTCGGCGACCTCGACCGCCTCGTCGACGGCGTCCGCCTGGTGGGCCTCACCGCCATGTCGAACGTGCTCGGCACGCTCACGCCCGTCCGGCGCATCGCCGATGCCGCCCACGCCGCCGGGGCCGTGGTCGTGGTCGACGGCGCCCAGTACGCCCCGCACCTGCCCACCGACGTCGACGACCTCGGCGTCGACTTCTTCGCCTTCACCGGCCACAAGCTGCTCGGGCCCACGGGCATCGGCGTGCTCTGGGGTCGCGTTGAGCTGCTGGAGGCCATGCCGCCGTTCCTCGGGGGCGGCGAGATGATCCGCGACGTCCGCCTCGACGGGTTCACGCCCAACGAGCTGCCCTGGAAGTTCGAGGCCGGCACCCCGCCCATCGCCGAGACGGTCGGCCTCGGGGCGGCGGTCGACTATCTGGAGGCCCTCGGCATGGATGCCGTGCGGGCCCACGAGGTGGAGCTCACCGGCTACGCGCTGCGCACCCTCACCACCCGCTTCGGCGACGACATCACGATCTACGGCCCGTCGGAGCCGGCCGAGCGGGGCGGCGTGATCTCGTTCTCGTTCAAGGACATCCATCCCCACGACGTCTCGCAGGTGCTCGACCAGTCCGGCGTGTGCGTGCGGGCCGGCCACCACTGCGCCAAGCCGCTCATGCGCCGGCTCGGCGTGGGTGCCACCGCCCGGGCCTCGTTCTACCTCTACAACGACGAGGCCGACGTCGACGCCCTGGCCGACGCGCTCGACGCCACCTCCGCCTTCTTCTCCTAG
- a CDS encoding SUF system NifU family Fe-S cluster assembly protein, giving the protein MGLEDLYREIILDHYRSPRNRGELDAPPAVRVEGYNPLCGDEVVVYLDVQDGVVADLKIGGQGCSISQSSASMMSAAVKGKTVPEARAVIRAFKGMMSIHEQRLDADGEADADAERAAAEVAEVKLGDLEALQGVVRFPVRIKCATLSWNTLQQGLDEAVTAQAG; this is encoded by the coding sequence ATGGGACTCGAAGACCTCTACCGCGAGATCATCCTCGACCACTACCGCTCGCCCCGGAACCGGGGGGAGCTCGACGCTCCCCCGGCCGTGCGGGTGGAGGGGTACAACCCGCTGTGCGGCGACGAGGTGGTCGTCTACCTCGACGTGCAGGACGGCGTGGTCGCAGACCTCAAGATCGGCGGCCAGGGCTGCTCGATCAGCCAGTCGTCGGCCTCGATGATGTCGGCGGCGGTGAAGGGCAAGACCGTGCCCGAGGCGCGCGCCGTGATCCGGGCGTTCAAGGGGATGATGTCGATCCACGAGCAGCGCCTCGACGCCGACGGCGAGGCCGACGCCGACGCCGAGCGGGCGGCGGCGGAGGTCGCCGAGGTAAAGCTGGGCGACCTCGAGGCGCTCCAGGGCGTCGTCCGGTTCCCGGTGCGGATCAAGTGCGCCACCCTGTCGTGGAACACGCTCCAGCAGGGACTCGACGAGGCGGTCACCGCCCAGGCCGGATGA
- a CDS encoding ferredoxin, with the protein MKVAVDLDRCQGNGVCAGKAPEVFEVGPDGRAVVVDREPRPHLHRSLRDAVRRCPTQAITVEA; encoded by the coding sequence ATGAAGGTTGCCGTCGACCTCGACCGCTGCCAGGGCAACGGGGTCTGCGCCGGGAAGGCGCCCGAGGTGTTCGAGGTCGGCCCCGACGGACGCGCCGTCGTCGTCGACCGGGAGCCCCGCCCCCACCTCCACCGCAGCCTGCGCGATGCGGTCAGGCGCTGCCCCACGCAGGCGATCACCGTGGAGGCCTGA
- a CDS encoding L,D-transpeptidase family protein, with amino-acid sequence MPLHVRQHSLITAAAAMSLVLTGCRSYDGPPEEAAAAATTTTAPPSTTTTTTTTTVAPTAAPGAAQTTATTAPLPGLGRGATGPEVQALEARLAALRYDVGAVDGNFDLATYHAVMAFQKATGMARTARATPDVVAALATAAMPTPQLADGGPDRVEIDLPRQILTLWQGGQLVRTLSVSTGTGKRYCVDGQCAKAVTPGGSFKITRKINGLRVSRLGQLYNPLYFNGGIAIHGSGSVPAGPASHGCVRIPMTASKWFYDTVPVGTPVYVLGGARAPVPFNEQAPGDETTTTTAATVPTTVVDSTTTAPPTTVLTIPTIETTTTTTTTTTLPPPPPLLP; translated from the coding sequence ATGCCCCTGCACGTCCGCCAGCACAGCTTGATCACGGCCGCCGCGGCGATGTCCCTGGTCCTCACCGGATGCCGAAGCTACGACGGTCCCCCCGAGGAGGCCGCCGCGGCCGCCACCACGACCACCGCGCCGCCTTCCACCACGACGACCACGACGACCACGACCGTCGCCCCCACCGCCGCCCCCGGGGCAGCCCAGACCACGGCGACGACGGCGCCGTTGCCCGGCCTCGGCCGAGGAGCCACGGGGCCCGAGGTGCAGGCGCTGGAGGCGCGCCTGGCCGCCCTCCGCTACGACGTCGGGGCGGTGGACGGCAACTTCGACCTCGCCACGTACCACGCCGTGATGGCGTTCCAGAAGGCGACGGGCATGGCCCGCACCGCGCGCGCCACGCCGGACGTCGTCGCCGCCCTCGCCACGGCCGCCATGCCCACCCCCCAGCTGGCCGACGGGGGCCCCGACCGGGTGGAGATCGACCTCCCCCGCCAGATCCTCACGCTGTGGCAGGGCGGCCAGCTGGTGCGCACGCTGTCGGTGTCGACCGGCACGGGCAAGCGGTACTGCGTCGACGGGCAGTGCGCCAAGGCCGTGACCCCCGGCGGATCGTTCAAGATCACCCGCAAGATCAACGGCCTGCGGGTGAGCCGCCTTGGCCAGCTGTACAACCCGCTGTACTTCAACGGCGGCATCGCCATCCACGGCTCCGGTTCGGTGCCGGCCGGCCCCGCCTCCCACGGGTGCGTGCGCATCCCCATGACGGCGTCGAAGTGGTTCTACGACACCGTGCCCGTCGGGACGCCGGTGTACGTCCTCGGTGGCGCCCGGGCACCGGTGCCGTTCAACGAGCAGGCGCCCGGCGACGAGACCACCACCACCACGGCGGCCACGGTCCCGACCACGGTCGTCGACTCCACCACCACGGCTCCGCCCACGACGGTGCTCACGATTCCCACCATCGAGACGACGACGACCACCACGACCACCACGACCCTGCCGCCCCCACCCCCGCTGCTCCCCTGA
- a CDS encoding TetR/AcrR family transcriptional regulator C-terminal domain-containing protein, whose product MKPVRQPLSRRRIVLAALALTEKDGLPGVTMRSVAASLQVTPMSLYNHVADKAELLDLMLDYVLGDVVRASQHDVGTWDERLGAVARRYHELWKRHPVFAQVYVHGVTVGPYGLANMERILGILREAGFDDADAAAAFSVVRHFCVASMLVGPVRPVDRSKRGSRSDGSRQGRIDTYFSALPVDEIPNVARSATFLGSDSFEFGLEVLLAGLRARVTKSG is encoded by the coding sequence GTGAAGCCGGTCCGCCAGCCGCTGTCGCGCCGGCGGATCGTGCTCGCCGCCCTGGCCCTGACCGAGAAGGACGGCCTGCCCGGAGTCACCATGCGCAGCGTGGCGGCGTCGCTGCAGGTCACGCCGATGTCGCTCTACAACCACGTGGCCGACAAGGCCGAGCTCCTCGATCTGATGCTCGACTACGTCCTCGGCGACGTGGTCCGGGCGTCGCAGCACGACGTCGGCACCTGGGACGAGCGCCTGGGCGCAGTGGCCCGGCGGTACCACGAGCTGTGGAAGCGGCACCCGGTCTTCGCCCAGGTCTACGTGCACGGTGTCACGGTCGGCCCGTACGGCCTGGCCAACATGGAGCGCATCCTCGGCATCCTTCGGGAGGCCGGCTTCGACGACGCCGATGCGGCCGCCGCCTTCTCCGTCGTCCGCCACTTCTGCGTGGCCTCGATGCTCGTGGGGCCGGTTCGGCCCGTCGACCGGTCGAAGCGGGGCAGCCGCAGCGACGGCAGCCGCCAGGGCCGCATCGACACGTACTTCTCCGCCCTTCCGGTCGACGAGATCCCCAACGTGGCGAGGTCTGCGACGTTCCTCGGTTCGGACTCGTTCGAGTTCGGCCTGGAGGTGCTGCTGGCCGGGCTGCGGGCACGCGTGACGAAAAGCGGTTGA
- the sufC gene encoding Fe-S cluster assembly ATPase SufC — MSTLEIRDLRAAVGGKGILRGVDLTVHSGEVHAVMGPNGSGKSTLAHVLMGRPEYEVTGGSVTIDGVELLGLPTWKRAHAGLFLAMQYPIEVPGVALDEALRESFAASGRDAAEVGGLLVKEAARVGLDAELLSRAVNVEFSGGEKKASETVQLAVIRPRFAVLDEIDSGLDLDLLRAVSRRVEAQTSEDALGVLAITHYNRLLHELRPDTVHVLVKGRIVTSGGPELPEELERTGYAAYGEDEGPGAGAAGRPAATDDPFADPFA, encoded by the coding sequence GTGAGCACCCTCGAGATCCGTGATCTGCGGGCCGCCGTCGGGGGCAAGGGGATCCTCCGGGGCGTCGACCTCACCGTGCACAGCGGCGAGGTCCACGCCGTCATGGGCCCCAACGGGTCGGGCAAGAGCACGCTGGCCCACGTCCTGATGGGCCGTCCGGAGTACGAGGTCACCGGCGGCAGCGTCACCATCGACGGCGTCGAGCTGCTCGGCCTCCCCACCTGGAAACGGGCCCACGCCGGCCTGTTCCTCGCCATGCAGTACCCCATCGAGGTGCCGGGCGTGGCCCTCGACGAGGCGCTGCGCGAGTCGTTCGCGGCGTCGGGCCGGGATGCGGCCGAGGTCGGGGGGCTCCTGGTGAAGGAGGCGGCGCGGGTCGGTCTCGACGCCGAGCTGCTGTCGCGAGCCGTCAACGTGGAGTTCTCCGGCGGTGAGAAGAAGGCCAGCGAGACGGTGCAGCTGGCCGTCATCAGGCCCCGCTTCGCCGTGCTCGACGAGATCGACTCCGGTCTCGACCTCGACCTGCTCCGGGCCGTGTCGCGCCGCGTCGAGGCCCAGACGTCGGAGGACGCCCTCGGCGTCCTGGCCATCACGCACTACAACCGCCTGCTCCACGAGCTGCGCCCCGACACGGTGCACGTGCTGGTCAAGGGCCGCATCGTCACCTCGGGCGGGCCGGAGCTTCCCGAGGAGCTGGAGCGCACCGGGTACGCCGCCTACGGGGAGGACGAGGGCCCCGGGGCCGGTGCGGCAGGCCGGCCGGCGGCCACCGACGACCCGTTCGCCGACCCCTTCGCGTAG